One stretch of Castor canadensis chromosome 14, mCasCan1.hap1v2, whole genome shotgun sequence DNA includes these proteins:
- the Rax2 gene encoding LOW QUALITY PROTEIN: retina and anterior neural fold homeobox protein 2 (The sequence of the model RefSeq protein was modified relative to this genomic sequence to represent the inferred CDS: deleted 1 base in 1 codon), whose protein sequence is MILSQSEGPGVEGGGPGLGEEAPKKKHRRNRTTFTMYQLHQLEQEFKAFHYLDMYSHEELAAKVHLPEVLVQVWFQNRQAKWHHQEQLESSSEALAAQKLPKAPDLPFAHPLDMSLPLEAWASAAPAAGQGARAGPRGSLATGLRLGPSSCTPWSTPRAWNMPE, encoded by the exons ATGATCCTAAGCCAGAGTGAGGGGCCAGGGGTGGAGGGTGGAGGCCCAGGGCTGGGCGAGGAAGCCCCCAAGAAAAAGCACCGGAGAAACCGCACGACCTTCACTATGTACCAGCTGCACCAGCTGGAGCAGGAGTTCAAGGCCTTCCATTACCTGGACATGTACAGCCATGAGGAGCTGGCAGCCAAGGTGCACCTGCCAGAGGTGCTAGTGCAG GTATGGTTCCAGAATCGCCAGGCCAAGTGGCACCACCAGGAGCAGTTA GAGTCCAGCTCAGAGGCTCTGGCAGCCCAGAAGCTCCCCAAGGCCCCAGACCTGCCATTTGCCCACCCTCTGGACATGTCGCTGCCCCTGGAGGCCTGGGCTTCAGCTGCTCCAGCTGCTGGCCAAGGAGCACGGGCAGGCCCTAGAGGGAGCCTGGCCACTGGCCTGAGACTGGGCCCGTCCAGCTGCACTCCTTGGTCCACACCCAGGGCCTGGAACATGCCTGAGTGA
- the Mrpl54 gene encoding large ribosomal subunit protein mL54 gives MAVRRLLRDTRTWAGWATRELPDPAAFRRLLVRDYAKKPVMRGAKSGKGGVVSEALKDPEVCTDPIQLTTHAMGVNIYKDGQDVVLKPDAEYPEWLFQMNVGPPKTLEELDPESREYWRLLRKQNIWRHNRLSKNRKF, from the exons ATGGCGGTCAGACGTCTTCTCAGGGATACTCGAACGTGGGCCGGCTGGGCGACCCGGGAGCTCCCAGACCCTGCCGCTTTTAGGAGACTGCTGGTCCGGGACTATGCAAAAAAACCGG tCATGAGGGGTGCCAAGAGTGGCAAAGGTGGCGTGGTCAGTGAGGCACTGAAGGACCCAGAAGTGTGCACAGATCCCATCCAGCTTACCACACATGCCATGGGTGTGAACATCTACAAGGATGGCCAGGATGTGGTCCTGAAACCGGATGCTGAGTACCCCGAGTG GCTGTTCCAGATGAACGTGGGCCCTCCCAAGACGCTGGAGGAGCTGGACCCTGAGAGCCGGGAGTACTGGCGGCTGCTGCGCAAACAGAACATCTGGCGCCACAACCGTCTGAGCAAGAACAGGAAGTTCTAG
- the Apba3 gene encoding amyloid-beta A4 precursor protein-binding family A member 3: protein MPTEPDAEQTEERAPGPGIGERWRLLRRPTAICRGWPGGSGFWEPRGAETTSVWEPREDACLSLGLCMEFLTTPQPLSGPPAMDLEESKGSPVTSEDLSPDSRWDPEPGGSGSLTQMELDGSSIQDLVRQFEALPSDLVGLAPDGAPCPLHIATGHGLASQDTADAHGLLSAEAGREDLLGLLQCEACSPSQPSPPEPPQPAPRLLQPPGDSGGGPASPEWADGASAEQEDSRSSSSSPEPWLETVPLVTPEKSPASAQSPETLASCPALQEVSGPCDHEDLMDGVIFGAKYLGSTHLVSERNPPPSVRMAQAQEAVDRVKAPEGESQPMTEVDLFVSTKRVKVLIPDLQEAIMDHALQTVSYIADIGPILVLMARRRLARRPAPQDRNHRLYKMICHVFHSQDAQLIAQAIGQAFTVAYRQFLRESGIDPSQVGTRPSQGTAGPGHLHNGDLDHFSNSENCREVYVEKLRGEGLGVALVESGWGSLLPTAVIANLLHGGPAERSGALSIGDRLTAINGASLVGLPLAACQAAVREVKPHTSVRLSIVHCPPVTTAIIRRPHAREQLGFCVEDGIICSLLRGGIAERGGVRVGHRIIEINGQSVVATPHARIIQLLTEAQDEVHMKTMPAATYRLLTGQEQPVYL from the exons ATGCCCACTGAGCCGGACGCCGAGCAGACAGAAGAGCGAGCGCCGGGGCCGGGGATCGGCGAGCGGTGGCGGCTGCTGAGACGACCGACGGCGATATGCCGGGGCTGGCCGGGCGGCTCGGGGTTCTGGGAGCCGCGCGGGGCAGAGACGACCTCGGTTTGGGAA CCGCGTGAAGATGCCTGCCTGAGCCTGGGACTCTGCATGGAGTTCCTCACCACCCCGCAGCCCCTCTCAGGGCCTCCAGCTATGGACTTGGAGGAGTCCAAGGGCTCCCCCGTGACCTCCGAGGACCTCAGCCCTGACAGCCGGTGGGACCCAGAGCCTGGAGGCTCGGGCAGCCTGACTCAGATGGAATTGGACGGGTCAAGCATTCAGGACCTGGTGCGACAGTTTGAGGCTTTGCCCAGTGATCTGGTGGGCCTGGCCCCAGATGGAGCCCCTTGCCCTCTGCACATTGCCACTGGCCACGGCCTGGCCTCCCAGGACACTGCCGATGCCCATGGGCTCTTGTCTGCTGAGGCTGGCCGGGAGGACTTGTTGGGCCTCCTGCAGTGTGAGGCGTGCTCCCCTTCCCAGCCGAGTCCCCCAGAGCCTCCTCAGCCTGCCCCTCGCCTCCTGCAGCCCCCTGGGGACTCAGGTGGGGGGCCTGCCTCCCCAGAGTGGGCAGATGGAGCCTCTGCAGAACAAGAGGACAGCAGAAGCTCAAGCAGCTCCCCTGAGCCCTGGCTGGAGACGGTCCCTCTGGTCACACCCGAAAAGTCACCTGCTAGTGCCCAG AGTCCTGAGACCCTGGCCTCGTGCCCTGCCCTCCAGGAGG TATCTGGGCCCTGTGACCACGAGGACCTCATGGACGGTGTCATCTTTGGTGCTAAATACCTGGGCTCCACCCACCTGGTGTCAGAGCGGAACCCACCCCCCAGCGTGCGCATGGCGCAGGCCCAGGAGGCCGTGGATCGCGTCAAG GCCCCCGAGGGCGAGAGCCAGCCCATGACGGAAGTGGACCTCTTCGTCTCCACCAAGAGGGTCAAGGTCCTCATACCGGACTTGCAG GAGGCCATAATGGACCACGCACTGCAGACCGTCTCCTACATCGCGGACATCGGCCCTATACTGGTACTCATGGCGCGGCGGCGGCTGGCACGAAGACCAGCACCCCAGGACCGCAACCACCGCCTGTACAAGATGATCTGCCACGTCTTCCACTCCCAGGAT GCCCAGCTCATTGCTCAGGCCATCGGCCAGGCCTTCACGGTAGCCTACAGGCAGTTCCTGCGGGAAAGCGGCATCGACCCCAGCCAGGTGGGCACCCGGCCGAGCCAGGGCACCGCGGGCCCCGGCCACCTGCACAACGGGGACCTGGACCACTTCTCCAACAGTGAAAACTGCAGGGAG GTGTACGTGGAGAAGCTCCGCGGCGAGGGCCTGGGCGTGGCCTTGGTGGAATCGGGCTGGGGCTCGCTGCTGCCCACCGCCGTCATCGCCAACCTGCTGCACGGGGGCCCCGCCGAGCGCTCAGGCGCCCTCAGCATCGGGGACCGGCTCACCGCCATCAACGGGGCCAGCCTGGTGGGGCTGCCCCTGGCCGCCTGCCAGGCCGCCGTGCGC GAGGTGAAGCCGCACACGTCGGTGAGGCTCAGCATCGTGCACTGCCCACCCGTCACCACTGCCATCATCCGGCGGCCGCACGCGCGCGAGCAGCTGGGCTTCTGCGTGGAGGACGGCATC ATCTGCAGCCTCCTGCGCGGGGGCATCGCTGAGCGCGGGGGCGTCCGCGTGGGACACCGCATCATCGAGATCAACGGGCAGAGCGTGGTGGCCACGCCGCACGCGCGCATCATCCAGCTGCTCACAGAGGCTCAGGACGAG GTGCACATGAAGACAATGCCAGCTGCCACCTACCGCCTTCTCACAGGCCAGGAGCAACCTGTGTACCTGTGA
- the Tjp3 gene encoding tight junction protein ZO-3 isoform X2 — translation MEELTIWEQHTATLSKDPRRGFGIAISGGRDRPSGSVIVSDVVPGGPAEGRLQTGDRIVMVNGVSVENVTSAFAIQILKTCTKLANITVKRPRKVQLPSTKASQPGPGHQDSDEEADHGGGYEGGSSSGSGHSWDERSRRPRAGRRSRAGSHGRRSPGGGSEANGLALVSGYKRLPRQDVIMKPVKSVLVKRRNSEEFGVKLGSQIYIKHITDSGLAARSQGLQEGDLILKINGVSSQNLSLSDTRRLIEKSEGKLTLLVLRDQGQFLVNIPPAVSDSDSSLLEDISDLTSELSQAPPSHIPPPPRHRQRSPEASPTDSPVESPRRERSVDSRTISEPDSPRNSGYDIYKVPSCQSLEERGYSPDTRVVCFPKGTHIGLRLAGGNDVGIFVSGVQAGSPADGQGILEGDEILQVNDTPFQNLTREEAVQFLQGLPPGEEIELVTQRKQDIFRKMVQSRVGDSFYIRTHFELEPSPPSGLGFTRGDVFHVVDTLYPGAGQSQGRGGYWLAARMGRDLREQERGVIPNQSRAEQLASLEAAQRAVGMGPGSSSGSNARAEFWRLRGLRRGAKKSTQRSREDLSALTRQGRYPPYERVVLREASFKRPVVILGPVADIAMQKLTAEMPDQFEIAESVMRTDSPSKIIKLDTVRVIAEKDKHALLDVTPSAIERLNYVQYYPIVIFCTPESRPALKALREWLAPASRRSTRRLYAQAQKLQKHSSHLFTATVPLHGTGDTWYQEVKDAIREQQTRPIWTAEDQLDGSLEDNLDLPRRGLADSSADLSCDSRANSDYEETDGEGGVYTDGEGAYTDGEGGPHTDMDEGPPSTALARSSEPVQEDEPPSPRDHRRILAQRGTQVDSYHPQGQWRQDSMRTYEREALRKKFTRARDVESSDEEGYDWGPATDL, via the exons ATGGAGGAGCTGACTATCTGGGAGCAGCATACAGCCACGCTGAGCAAG GACCCCCGCCGTGGCTTTGGCATCGCCATATCCGGAGGCCGGGACCGGCCCAGTGGATCCGTGATCGTGTCGGATGTGGTGCCCGGAGGACCGGCCGAGGGCAGGCTCCA GACAGGGGACCGCATTGTCATGGTGAACGGGGTCTCTGTGGAAAATGTCACGTCCGCCTTTGCCATTCAGATTCTCAAAACCTGCACCAAGTTAGCCAATATC ACAGTGAAGCGTCCCCGCAAGGTCCAGCTACCCTCCACCAAGGCCAGCCAGCCTGGCCCAGGGCACCAGGATTCGGATGAGGAGGCTGACCACGGCGGGGGCTATGAAGGTGGCTCTTCCAGTGGCTCAGGCCACTCTTGGGATGAGCGATCCCGCCGGCCAAGGGCAGGGCGCCGGAGCCGGGCTGGCAGCCACGGACGCCGCAGCCCGGGTGGTGGCTCTGAGGCCAATGGGCTGGCCCTGGTGTCTGGCTACAAGCGGCTCCCAAGGCAGGACGTGATCATGAAGCCGGTGAAGTCCGTGCTGGTGAAAAGGAGAAACAGCGAAG AGTTCGGGGTCAAACTGGGTAGTCAGATCTACATTAAGCACATCACAGACTCCGGCTTGGCTGCCCGGAGCCAAGGGTTGCAGGAGGGGGACCTCATCCTGAAG ATCAACGGGGTGTCCAGCCAAAATCTGTCACTGAGCGACACGCGGCGGCTGATTGAGAAGTCCGAGGGAAAGCTGACCCTGTTGGTGCTCAGGGACCAAGGGCAGTTCCTGGTGAACATTCCCCCGGCTGTCAGTGACAGTGACAGCTCTCTTCTGGAGG ACATCTCGGACCTCACCTCGGAATTATCACAGGCGCCACCATCTCACATCCCACCTCCACCGAGGCACAGGCAGCGAAGCCCAGAGGCCAGCCCGACAGACTCCCCTGT GGAGAGCCCTCGGCGGGAAAGGTCGGTGGATTCCAGAACCATCTCCGAACCAG ACTCGCCCAGGAACAGTGGCTATGACATTTACAAGGTGCCCAGCTGCCAGAGCCTGGAGGAACGTGG GTACAGCCCTGACACACGGGTCGTCTGCTTCCCCAAGGGCACACACATTGGGCTGCGGCTGGCCGGGGGCAATGACGTGGGTATCTTCGTGTCGGGGGTGCAGGCGGGCAGCCCAGCCGATGGACAAGGCATCCTGGAGGGTGACGAGATCCTACAG GTGAATGACACACCGTTCCAGAATCTGACTCGGGAGGAGGCCGTGCAGTTCCTCCAGGGGCTACCACCGGGAGAGGAGATAGAGCTAGTGACCCAGCGGAAGCAGGACA TCTTCCGGAAGATGGTGCAGTCCCGCGTAGGCGACTCCTTCTACATCCGCACACACTTTGAGCTGGAGCCCAGCCCGCCTTCTGGCTTGGGCTTCACCCGTGGTGACGTCTTCCACGTTGTGGACACACTGTACCCAGGTGCTGGGCAGAGCCAGGGCCGCGGAGGCTACTGGCTGGCCGCACGCATGGGTCGTGACCTTCGGGAGCAAGAACGTGGTGTCATTCCCAATCAGAGCAG GGCCGAGCAGCTGGCCAGCCTGGAGGCTGCACAGCGGGCCGTGGGCATGGGACCTGGCTCGTCCTCGGGCTCCAATGCAAGGGCCGAGTTCTGGCGGCTGCGGGGTCTTCGTCGGGGGGCCAAGAAGTCAACTCAGCGGAGCCGTGAGGACCTGTCGGCACTGACCAGACAGGGCCGCTATCCGCCCTACGAACGTGTGGTGCTGCGAGAAG CCAGCTTCAAGCGCCCGGTGGTGATCCTGGGACCTGTGGCAGATATCGCTATGCAGAAGTTGACTGCAGAGATGCCTGACCAGTTTGAAATTGCAG AGAGTGTGATGAGGACCGACAGCCCATCCAAGATCATCAAACTGGACACTGTGCGGGTGATCGCAGAGAAA GATAAGCATGCGCTCCTGGATGTGACCCCCTCAGCCATTGAGCGCCTCAACTACGTGCAGTACTACCCCATTGTCATCTTCTGCACCCCAGAGAGCCGGCCAGCCCTCAAGGCCCTGCGAGAATGGCTGGCCCCAGCCTCCCGCCGCAGCACCCGCCGCCTCTATGCCCAGGCTCAGAAGCTGCAGAAACACAGTTCCCACCTCTTCACAG CGACCGTCCCCCTGCATGGCACTGGTGACACCTGGTACCAGGAGGTCAAGGACGCCATCCGAGAGCAGCAGACACGGCCCATCTGGACAGCTGAGGACCAG CTGGACGGCTCCTTGGAGGACAACCTGGACTTGCCCCGCCGAGGCCTGGCTGACAGCTCTGCGGACCTCAGCTGCGACAGTCGGGCCAACAGTGACTATGAGGAGACGGATGGCGAGGGTGGTGTCTACACTGATGGCGAGGGTGCCTACACCGATGGCGAGGGTGGACCCCACACGGACATGGATGAGGGGCCTCCATCAACAGCCCTGGCTCGGTCCTCAGAGCCTGTGCAGGAGGATGAACCCCCAAGCCCGAGGGATCACAGGAGAATCCTGGCTCAGCGGGGGACCCAG GTGGACAGCTACCATCCCCAGGGACAATGGCGCCAGGACAGTATGCG GACATATGAACGGGAGGCCCTGAGGAAGAAGTTTACCCGAGCCCGAGATGTGGAGTCCTCTGATGAGGAGGGTTACGACTGGGGTCCAGCCACTGACCTGTGA
- the Tjp3 gene encoding tight junction protein ZO-3 isoform X1, giving the protein MAVRFQVADMEELTIWEQHTATLSKDPRRGFGIAISGGRDRPSGSVIVSDVVPGGPAEGRLQTGDRIVMVNGVSVENVTSAFAIQILKTCTKLANITVKRPRKVQLPSTKASQPGPGHQDSDEEADHGGGYEGGSSSGSGHSWDERSRRPRAGRRSRAGSHGRRSPGGGSEANGLALVSGYKRLPRQDVIMKPVKSVLVKRRNSEEFGVKLGSQIYIKHITDSGLAARSQGLQEGDLILKINGVSSQNLSLSDTRRLIEKSEGKLTLLVLRDQGQFLVNIPPAVSDSDSSLLEDISDLTSELSQAPPSHIPPPPRHRQRSPEASPTDSPVESPRRERSVDSRTISEPDSPRNSGYDIYKVPSCQSLEERGYSPDTRVVCFPKGTHIGLRLAGGNDVGIFVSGVQAGSPADGQGILEGDEILQVNDTPFQNLTREEAVQFLQGLPPGEEIELVTQRKQDIFRKMVQSRVGDSFYIRTHFELEPSPPSGLGFTRGDVFHVVDTLYPGAGQSQGRGGYWLAARMGRDLREQERGVIPNQSRAEQLASLEAAQRAVGMGPGSSSGSNARAEFWRLRGLRRGAKKSTQRSREDLSALTRQGRYPPYERVVLREASFKRPVVILGPVADIAMQKLTAEMPDQFEIAESVMRTDSPSKIIKLDTVRVIAEKDKHALLDVTPSAIERLNYVQYYPIVIFCTPESRPALKALREWLAPASRRSTRRLYAQAQKLQKHSSHLFTATVPLHGTGDTWYQEVKDAIREQQTRPIWTAEDQLDGSLEDNLDLPRRGLADSSADLSCDSRANSDYEETDGEGGVYTDGEGAYTDGEGGPHTDMDEGPPSTALARSSEPVQEDEPPSPRDHRRILAQRGTQVDSYHPQGQWRQDSMRTYEREALRKKFTRARDVESSDEEGYDWGPATDL; this is encoded by the exons ATGGCGGTGAGATTCCAG GTGGCAGACATGGAGGAGCTGACTATCTGGGAGCAGCATACAGCCACGCTGAGCAAG GACCCCCGCCGTGGCTTTGGCATCGCCATATCCGGAGGCCGGGACCGGCCCAGTGGATCCGTGATCGTGTCGGATGTGGTGCCCGGAGGACCGGCCGAGGGCAGGCTCCA GACAGGGGACCGCATTGTCATGGTGAACGGGGTCTCTGTGGAAAATGTCACGTCCGCCTTTGCCATTCAGATTCTCAAAACCTGCACCAAGTTAGCCAATATC ACAGTGAAGCGTCCCCGCAAGGTCCAGCTACCCTCCACCAAGGCCAGCCAGCCTGGCCCAGGGCACCAGGATTCGGATGAGGAGGCTGACCACGGCGGGGGCTATGAAGGTGGCTCTTCCAGTGGCTCAGGCCACTCTTGGGATGAGCGATCCCGCCGGCCAAGGGCAGGGCGCCGGAGCCGGGCTGGCAGCCACGGACGCCGCAGCCCGGGTGGTGGCTCTGAGGCCAATGGGCTGGCCCTGGTGTCTGGCTACAAGCGGCTCCCAAGGCAGGACGTGATCATGAAGCCGGTGAAGTCCGTGCTGGTGAAAAGGAGAAACAGCGAAG AGTTCGGGGTCAAACTGGGTAGTCAGATCTACATTAAGCACATCACAGACTCCGGCTTGGCTGCCCGGAGCCAAGGGTTGCAGGAGGGGGACCTCATCCTGAAG ATCAACGGGGTGTCCAGCCAAAATCTGTCACTGAGCGACACGCGGCGGCTGATTGAGAAGTCCGAGGGAAAGCTGACCCTGTTGGTGCTCAGGGACCAAGGGCAGTTCCTGGTGAACATTCCCCCGGCTGTCAGTGACAGTGACAGCTCTCTTCTGGAGG ACATCTCGGACCTCACCTCGGAATTATCACAGGCGCCACCATCTCACATCCCACCTCCACCGAGGCACAGGCAGCGAAGCCCAGAGGCCAGCCCGACAGACTCCCCTGT GGAGAGCCCTCGGCGGGAAAGGTCGGTGGATTCCAGAACCATCTCCGAACCAG ACTCGCCCAGGAACAGTGGCTATGACATTTACAAGGTGCCCAGCTGCCAGAGCCTGGAGGAACGTGG GTACAGCCCTGACACACGGGTCGTCTGCTTCCCCAAGGGCACACACATTGGGCTGCGGCTGGCCGGGGGCAATGACGTGGGTATCTTCGTGTCGGGGGTGCAGGCGGGCAGCCCAGCCGATGGACAAGGCATCCTGGAGGGTGACGAGATCCTACAG GTGAATGACACACCGTTCCAGAATCTGACTCGGGAGGAGGCCGTGCAGTTCCTCCAGGGGCTACCACCGGGAGAGGAGATAGAGCTAGTGACCCAGCGGAAGCAGGACA TCTTCCGGAAGATGGTGCAGTCCCGCGTAGGCGACTCCTTCTACATCCGCACACACTTTGAGCTGGAGCCCAGCCCGCCTTCTGGCTTGGGCTTCACCCGTGGTGACGTCTTCCACGTTGTGGACACACTGTACCCAGGTGCTGGGCAGAGCCAGGGCCGCGGAGGCTACTGGCTGGCCGCACGCATGGGTCGTGACCTTCGGGAGCAAGAACGTGGTGTCATTCCCAATCAGAGCAG GGCCGAGCAGCTGGCCAGCCTGGAGGCTGCACAGCGGGCCGTGGGCATGGGACCTGGCTCGTCCTCGGGCTCCAATGCAAGGGCCGAGTTCTGGCGGCTGCGGGGTCTTCGTCGGGGGGCCAAGAAGTCAACTCAGCGGAGCCGTGAGGACCTGTCGGCACTGACCAGACAGGGCCGCTATCCGCCCTACGAACGTGTGGTGCTGCGAGAAG CCAGCTTCAAGCGCCCGGTGGTGATCCTGGGACCTGTGGCAGATATCGCTATGCAGAAGTTGACTGCAGAGATGCCTGACCAGTTTGAAATTGCAG AGAGTGTGATGAGGACCGACAGCCCATCCAAGATCATCAAACTGGACACTGTGCGGGTGATCGCAGAGAAA GATAAGCATGCGCTCCTGGATGTGACCCCCTCAGCCATTGAGCGCCTCAACTACGTGCAGTACTACCCCATTGTCATCTTCTGCACCCCAGAGAGCCGGCCAGCCCTCAAGGCCCTGCGAGAATGGCTGGCCCCAGCCTCCCGCCGCAGCACCCGCCGCCTCTATGCCCAGGCTCAGAAGCTGCAGAAACACAGTTCCCACCTCTTCACAG CGACCGTCCCCCTGCATGGCACTGGTGACACCTGGTACCAGGAGGTCAAGGACGCCATCCGAGAGCAGCAGACACGGCCCATCTGGACAGCTGAGGACCAG CTGGACGGCTCCTTGGAGGACAACCTGGACTTGCCCCGCCGAGGCCTGGCTGACAGCTCTGCGGACCTCAGCTGCGACAGTCGGGCCAACAGTGACTATGAGGAGACGGATGGCGAGGGTGGTGTCTACACTGATGGCGAGGGTGCCTACACCGATGGCGAGGGTGGACCCCACACGGACATGGATGAGGGGCCTCCATCAACAGCCCTGGCTCGGTCCTCAGAGCCTGTGCAGGAGGATGAACCCCCAAGCCCGAGGGATCACAGGAGAATCCTGGCTCAGCGGGGGACCCAG GTGGACAGCTACCATCCCCAGGGACAATGGCGCCAGGACAGTATGCG GACATATGAACGGGAGGCCCTGAGGAAGAAGTTTACCCGAGCCCGAGATGTGGAGTCCTCTGATGAGGAGGGTTACGACTGGGGTCCAGCCACTGACCTGTGA